Proteins encoded within one genomic window of Corvus moneduloides isolate bCorMon1 chromosome 20, bCorMon1.pri, whole genome shotgun sequence:
- the TLCD2 gene encoding TLC domain-containing protein 2: MPGKADTSPGAQFPSSRSPCPTPRREALPLRVRIPARGDAGTASPSSGAAPGPSPRGRCSLCPRPGDAHRGRGRAGRCPGRCRCPGRAPGLGEADPVGQRGRSHGSPGKAAGRWMPMAFSPGLLVVAGSFAAFRLLNRGLERLVPPPPSARRNRWKWRNIWTSLAHSVLSGGGALAGFYLHPELSKDLVGTHPPGAHSLVAVSVGYFLEDFVDMLCNQKLHQSWELLFHHSVVIVCFGIAVLLHQYVGFALVALLVEINSIFLHLRQILLMANLVHTTCYRLNSVVNLGTYVVFRIATLAWMTHWLFLNRQNVPPATYAVGTVGMAIMTPMNIILFYRLLRSDFFKSRRDVQREKEE, translated from the exons ATGCCGGGGAAGGCGGATACATCCCCGGGGGCTCAATTCCCGTCCTCCCGCTCTCCGTGTCCCACGCCCCGACGGGAAGCGCTGCCGCTGCGTGTCCGCATCCCTGCGCGGGGGGATGCGGGaactgccagccccagcagcggGGCGGCCCCCGGCCCTTCCCCTCGGGGGCGATGCTCGCTGTGCCCCCGCCCGGGCGATGCGCATCGCGGccggggcagggcggggcggTGCCCGGGGCGGTGCCGCTGCCCAGGGCGGGCTCCGGGGCTGGGCGAGGCGGACCCCGTCGGGCAGCGAGGCCGGTCCCATGGGAGCCCGGGGAAGGCAGCGGGCCGCTGGATGCCCATGGCTTTCAGCCcggggctgctggtggtggcCGGTTCCTTCGCCGCTTTCCGCCTGCTGAACCGGGGGCTGGAGCGGCTcgtgccgccgccgccctcggCCCGGCGCAACCGCTGGAAGTGGCGCAACATCTGGACATCGCTGGCGCACAGCGTGCTCAGCGGCGGCGGGGCGCTGGCCGG GTTCTACCTCCACCCCGAGCTGTCCAAGGACCTGGTGGGCACACACCCGCCCGGGGCGCACAGCCTGGTCGCCGTGTCTGTAG GTTATTTCCTTGAAGACTTTGTGGACATGTTATGCAATCAGAAGCTTCATCagtcctgggagctgctctttCATCACTCTGTG GTGATTGTCTGCTTTGGTATTGCAGTGCTGCTCCACCAGTACGTCGGCTTTGCCCTCGTGGCTTTGCTGGTGGAGATCAACTCCATCTTCCTCCACCTGCGGCAGATCCTGCTCATGGCCAACCTGGTGCACACCACCTGCTACCGCCTCAACAGCGTCGTCAACCTGGGCACCTACGTGGTGTTCCGCATCGCCACGCTGGCCTGGATGACCCACTGGCTCTTCCTCAATCGCCAGAACGTGCCCCCGGCCACCTACGCTGTGGGCACAGTGGGCATGGCAATCATGACACCCATGAACATCATCCTCTTCTACCGCCTGCTGCGGAGCGACTTCTTCAAATCCAGGCGGGATGTGCAGCGGGAGAAGGAGGAATAG